From Methanomassiliicoccales archaeon LGM-RCC1, one genomic window encodes:
- a CDS encoding DUF1828 domain-containing protein, with protein sequence MDADELIGYLKKSICSGLEVEPRTVNRFMVHTGYTYPDGDELHILMINEDGGWMFSDEGHTMMWLSYEDFNLTDLRKDLLERTLKTNGVSFKDGALYIPIDTSAVDSIGLSLKSLIQAEIQVADLLYLDKETVKDTFIDDLKAAFSISSLSDRCSYDYRITGDGDTEYYADVYVKSKIPILVFGIHTALQCSRATVAMLALDKSGSQYMFMAVFDNNTQVPARDRNTAINAAIKTTIGLEGAVEGAERLISLQ encoded by the coding sequence ATGGACGCAGACGAGTTGATAGGTTATCTAAAGAAATCCATATGCTCGGGATTGGAGGTCGAGCCCCGTACTGTGAACAGATTCATGGTCCATACAGGTTACACATATCCAGATGGTGATGAATTGCACATCCTGATGATCAATGAGGATGGCGGTTGGATGTTTTCTGATGAGGGCCACACCATGATGTGGCTTTCGTATGAGGATTTCAATCTCACAGACTTGAGAAAGGATCTGTTAGAAAGGACGCTGAAAACTAACGGTGTGTCATTTAAAGACGGTGCTTTGTACATCCCAATCGATACCAGTGCTGTCGATTCAATAGGGCTGTCTTTGAAAAGTCTCATCCAAGCCGAGATTCAGGTCGCAGACCTTCTGTATCTGGACAAAGAGACTGTTAAAGATACATTCATAGACGATCTTAAGGCAGCGTTTAGCATCTCATCTTTATCCGATAGGTGTTCCTATGATTACAGGATTACGGGCGATGGAGATACTGAATACTATGCAGATGTTTATGTTAAGAGCAAGATTCCGATCTTGGTTTTTGGGATTCATACAGCATTGCAGTGCTCCAGAGCAACCGTGGCCATGTTGGCGCTCGATAAGAGCGGTTCACAGTATATGTTCATGGCAGTTTTCGATAACAATACACAGGTCCCTGCAAGAGATCGTAACACAGCGATAAATGCTGCCATAAAGACCACGATAGGGTTGGAAGGGGCTGTGGAGGGTGCGGAGAGGCTCATCAGTCTGCAATGA
- a CDS encoding Fic family protein — MSEAPPFTISQTMLDMVFRIGELVNSIEHYELLDPHPKLRKQNRIRSIHSSCAIEANSLSVGQVEDIIDGRKVIGPKDEVLEVKNAIEAYSLLGDFDPYSMDDFLKLHGIIVRNLEKEAGRFRSGAEGVFAGDRFVYMCPPPEFVPSHMENLFAWLNESSSTVNPLIASCVFHYEMVFIHPFSDGNGRMARLWQTALLGKWKAIFHWIPIENRILKAQQEYYDSINFCNSAGNSNRFIEFMLRMILNALEDSMAEIRTATEAPPRHLTKFILKMESGKYYSVKELMELQSYKSRPSFLRSYIKPAREHGLIEMEYPDSPRTTKQRYKRTE, encoded by the coding sequence ATGTCTGAAGCTCCTCCTTTCACGATCTCACAGACTATGTTGGACATGGTGTTCCGCATAGGCGAACTTGTCAACAGCATAGAGCATTATGAGCTTCTAGACCCCCATCCGAAACTGAGAAAGCAAAATCGTATCAGGTCCATCCATTCATCGTGCGCTATCGAGGCCAACTCCCTTTCCGTCGGCCAAGTAGAGGATATAATCGACGGTCGCAAGGTTATCGGCCCCAAAGACGAGGTATTGGAGGTGAAGAACGCTATCGAGGCCTATTCCCTTCTAGGTGATTTCGACCCATACAGTATGGATGATTTTCTCAAACTCCATGGGATAATCGTAAGGAATCTGGAGAAAGAAGCTGGGAGGTTCCGTTCTGGTGCGGAGGGAGTGTTCGCCGGAGACAGGTTCGTGTACATGTGCCCGCCCCCGGAATTCGTACCGTCCCATATGGAGAACCTATTCGCATGGCTGAATGAGTCATCATCCACAGTCAATCCCCTGATTGCATCTTGCGTATTCCATTATGAGATGGTCTTCATACATCCGTTCTCCGACGGCAACGGGAGGATGGCAAGACTCTGGCAGACCGCACTGCTCGGGAAATGGAAGGCTATCTTCCATTGGATCCCCATAGAGAACAGAATCCTGAAGGCCCAGCAGGAATACTATGATTCGATCAACTTCTGCAATTCAGCAGGAAATTCCAACAGATTCATAGAATTCATGCTGAGGATGATACTGAATGCACTTGAGGATTCGATGGCCGAGATCAGAACAGCCACGGAAGCGCCTCCAAGACATCTGACGAAATTCATCCTAAAGATGGAATCTGGTAAGTACTACAGCGTCAAAGAGCTCATGGAACTCCAATCCTACAAATCACGCCCATCTTTCCTCAGATCTTACATCAAACCAGCAAGGGAACATGGACTGATAGAGATGGAGTATCCGGACAGTCCACGCACCACCAAACAACGGTACAAAAGAACGGAATGA